The following DNA comes from Deinococcus sp. NW-56.
CCTGCCCGGTCTCGGGCAGGCGGCGGCTGTACTCCCCGCTGGCGATGGACCGACTGCCCGCCTGAAGTGACCGCACGGAGGCCGTCACGCGCCGGGCCGCTACCCAGGCGGTGACGGTGGCCACCAGAAGGGCCAGGGGCAGCGCGGCCATCAGGGCCTGGGTCAGGGTGTCCCGCATTCCGTGCGTGAGGTCCTCCCGCAGCACTCCCCCCTCGGGGCCGATGAGGTCGATCATCTCCTGCACGTGCCGCTGAATGAACGGATGGGCCGCCAGCTCCGCCGAGACCAGCAGGACGGCAGCCGTCACCGTGACGACCACCAGGTGGTTGAGCAGCAAGCGTGGAAACAGGCGCATTCAGTCCTCCCGGAAGCGGTACCCCAGCCCCCGCACGGTCTCAATGAACTGCGGGGCGTCCGGATCATCCCTGAGTTTGCGGCGCACCGCCGTGATGTGAACATCCACCACCCGTGCCACCCCCGGATACTCTGGACCCCAGACCCGTTCCAGCAGCCGCTCCCGTGACCAGACCAGCCCGGGATGCTGCGCGAGCGTCGCCAGCAAATCGAATTCCGTGCGGGACAAGGCCACGGGTTGACCGTGCAACGCGACCGATCGACCGGCCAGATCGAGCGTGAGCGGCCCAGCCTCAATGCGTTCCCGGACACCCACCCGGCGCAACAGGGCCCGGATACGGGCCACCACCTCGCGCGGACTGAAGGGTTTGACCACGTAATCGTCCGCGCCGGCGTTCAGCCCCTCCAAGCGGTCCTCCACCTCACCCCGGGCCGTGAGCAGGAGCACCGGCAGGTGTGGGTGCTCGCGGCGGGCGTACGCGGTCAGCTCCACCCCCGTCATGCCCGGCAGCATCCAGTCGATGATCGCCACGTCCGCGCGGGCGAGCAGGGGCAGGGCAGCCAGGCCATCTTCCTCCATCACCACCGAGTGACCTTCCGCCGCGAGGTACGCCGTGAGCACCTCCACGATGGCCGGGTCATCATCCACGATCAGGACCGTGGCCATGACACTCCTGGCCCGAGGAGGACACACAACATGGCGCCCCACTGCGGCGTTTCACGGCCGCCAGTTAAGCTCTCCGGCAGCAGAGCGAATTGAAGCCGATGTGGGGGAACAGCCATACAGATCATGGGGACTCCGTGGACGAACGGGTAGAGGTGAGCGGAGTGGGTACTGTCAGGACCGTGGGACGGGAGTCCGGCTGGCGCCGAATTTTCAGCAGC
Coding sequences within:
- a CDS encoding response regulator transcription factor, whose product is MATVLIVDDDPAIVEVLTAYLAAEGHSVVMEEDGLAALPLLARADVAIIDWMLPGMTGVELTAYARREHPHLPVLLLTARGEVEDRLEGLNAGADDYVVKPFSPREVVARIRALLRRVGVRERIEAGPLTLDLAGRSVALHGQPVALSRTEFDLLATLAQHPGLVWSRERLLERVWGPEYPGVARVVDVHITAVRRKLRDDPDAPQFIETVRGLGYRFRED